GATGGCGCCGAATGGTCTTTCTGCTATCCGATTGTGGCATACCTGATATTGCTCCCATCATCCCGGCTTCCATGGCAATGATATGGCCGATCCGCCGATCAAAGCCGTGGATTCAGAGGTCGAAGACTGGGGGCCTCGCACCCTTCCGTAGCACGAGACCCTTGGCAATTGGTTGCCGTGGGAGCCGCCGTGACCGGCGAGGTGCGATCGCCACGCGTCGAACATCCTCGCCGGATGGAAGCGCTCCAGCCTGCAAGACACAGCGGCGCCATCTCGGCTAGGATACGGACCGGGGCAAAGCCCTCGGGACGAGACGCACAGGGGACAAGAGGAAACACTCATGCTGATGGGCAGACGAACACTGCTGCAGGCCGCCTGCATCGCGCTCGCAACCGCGGCTCCGATCGCTGCGGCGCAGGCTCAGGAGACCTTCAAGGTCGGCCTGATCGTGCCGATGACCGGAGGCCAGGCCTCGACCGGCAAGCAGATCGACAACGCGATCAAGCTCTACATCAAAAAGCACGGCGATACCGTCGCCGGCAAGAAGATCGAAGTGATCCTCAAGGACGACGCCGCGATTCCGGACAACACCAAGCGGATGGCGCAGGAGCTGATCGTCAACGACAAGGTCAATGTGATCGCCGGCTTCGGCATCACCCCGGCCGCGCTCGCCGCGGCGCCGCTGGCGACGCAAGCCAAGGTGCCGCAGGTGGTGATGGCCGCCGGCACCTCGATCATCACCGAGCGATCGCCCTACATCGTCCGCACCTCGTTCACGCTGGCGCAGTCCTCCACCATCATCGGCGACTGGGCCGCCAAGAACGGCATCAAGAAGGTCGCGACGCTGACCTCGGACTACGCGCCGGGCAACGACGCGCTGGCGGCGTTCAAGCAGCACTTCACCGCCGGCGGCGGCGCGATCGTCGAAGAGATCAAGGTGCCGCTCGCCAATCCGGACTTCGCGCCGTTCCTGCAGCGCATGAAGGACGCCAAGCCGGACGCGATGTTCGTGTTCGTGCCGGCCGGGCAGGGTGGCAGCTTCATGAAGCAGTTCGCCGAGCGCGGCCTCGACAAGAGCGGCATCAAGGTGATCGGCCCCGGCGACGTGATGGACGACGACCTCCTGAACAGCATGGGCGATGCGGCGCTGGGCGTGGTCACCGCGCACATGTATTCGGCGGCGCATCCCTCGGCGATGAACAAGGAGTTCGTCGCCACCTACAAGAAGGATTTCGGCCAGCGGCCGGGCTTCATGGCGGTCGGCGGCTACGACGGCATCCATCTGATCTACGAGGCGCTGAAGAA
The DNA window shown above is from Rhodopseudomonas palustris HaA2 and carries:
- a CDS encoding ABC transporter substrate-binding protein yields the protein MLMGRRTLLQAACIALATAAPIAAAQAQETFKVGLIVPMTGGQASTGKQIDNAIKLYIKKHGDTVAGKKIEVILKDDAAIPDNTKRMAQELIVNDKVNVIAGFGITPAALAAAPLATQAKVPQVVMAAGTSIITERSPYIVRTSFTLAQSSTIIGDWAAKNGIKKVATLTSDYAPGNDALAAFKQHFTAGGGAIVEEIKVPLANPDFAPFLQRMKDAKPDAMFVFVPAGQGGSFMKQFAERGLDKSGIKVIGPGDVMDDDLLNSMGDAALGVVTAHMYSAAHPSAMNKEFVATYKKDFGQRPGFMAVGGYDGIHLIYEALKKTGGKTDGDSLLAAMKGMSWESPRGPISIDPETRDIVQDIYIRKVEKVDGELYNIEFAKFDAVKDPGKTKK